The Tripterygium wilfordii isolate XIE 37 chromosome 1, ASM1340144v1, whole genome shotgun sequence sequence CAATGGCTTTTTAGCAGACAAGTTGGAAGTGGATGGATTTGAAGCTAGTCTCTCTTTATCCAGTCGGCAATTTTGTTTCTGGTTGTTCTGCCTAAGAACACCAGACGCGTTGTGCGAGGAAGACTTCTTATGCAAATTCTTTTGTATGGGTGGTTGGCTCCTAGAATGAATGCTTGACTTACCATCACTCTGTTCTTTTAGGCCTACAAAGCCTCGGTTGCTACTTGGATTTAAACCTTCCCTTCTTTGGACATTGACTTTTGCTTGGATTGCAAGGGAAATAGACTTCCCTTTGTTCTTTGAACCAGAAGAACTTTGTTCCTTATCAGGGGAATCCCGAAAAGAAGAATCTACAGAGCCGTTCCAGCTCTTATTCAAAGGCTGTCCCTCGAGATATTTGACAGCATTCGACTCAAATGGCCTTCGAAAAGCTTCAGCAGGCCTGGATGTTTTGCGAGCACCTTCGGCTCTCTCTTTCAGATCACGGGCTTTTAAGGATGCAGAAGAAGAGTCAGCCAAAGGCATTTGCTGTGCAGCCTGAACCTTTTCCTTCAGATCCCGAACTCTTAGGGGTACGGAGGATGATCCAACCAGCAGCATTTTGGCCTTGGTATTGTTAGCTTGCTGGCTAGACTCAATCATTTTTGCAGCTGCTTCCATTATATGAGCAGCATTCCTAGTTGGGATGAAGCCAGGATTCTTTATTGGAGAAAGAAGTTTGTGATGGGTGATCGGAATTGATTTGGCTGATTTAGGAGGTAAAACTTcggtttgaaatttctcaatgggtttgTTTATCTTTGGAGGCTTCGACTCCACGAAGTGCCTGGAAGAGCCCTCCACCTTACTATGTAAGTTTCCGGAATACATGACTTGATGGTCTTGAGAATAGTAATTTTTCCTGTGATGTCGAACTTCTCGAAGAGATTGAGTATCAGAAAAGGGAGTAGAGTATGACTCAGAAAAATTTGATGTCGGAATAGAATCTAAACCCATAAGCCTGGCAACCACCCCAGGAGCCCTTGCTCCGAATCCATCATCATCCGTAACTGATGAAGCACAGCTATAATCACTACCTTTGACACTGGATCCTGCTCCAGTTTCATCCTCATCCATCTGAAAACATTAAAGTGGTTGTAAATTTGTCTTTTAGATCCAAAAGAGAAACACATTCAGTAACCATATCTCATTGAATGAAAAGAtcgaaaaaaataatgaaatttattgACCATGGCCATGTTCTTACGAAATGAAATCGTGTCGTTGGAAAGTTCCCATCGCTTTTCTTTCCTCGTTTTGAACGTTCTacaaagaatgaagaaagaaaaatcatccaGTCATAAAAGCAGATGGTGATCCATACAAGAATTGCAAGAAAGAATGTTAGCCATATTTCTATGGCACGGAGAAAACAAATTACCTGGTAATTCAGACTTGCTTGAGAATAACTTCTTCCGAGATTTTGCTGTCCAATCAAACAACTGAAAGAAACCACCAACATAGCCTCCTCCAGTTTTTGAACCTTCCTTCTCAAAACCCATTTCATTCACCTAAAATCATGGCAATGTTAGTATTGATATCAAAAAGAAACAGGAAGAATGACAAACTGATTCCaccgggaaaaaaaatcatccgCAAGTTGATTTAAATACATAAAAGAAAGAGTTTTTTGTTCCCATTTAACTGCATTCAGCACTAGGCATTGATATAATATCCAATGAATTGATATTATTTAAATGACAAGGCTAAGGGCAAACATAATCATATTCATAAATTTCATTTGCCTTCCACATCTTAGCGATCATGAACGTGGAGTTTTCTACATTTTTCTGCAATGAAACTTTCCATTAAGCGGTAGAATCACTCCATTGCAAACAATGACACGAAGTGTAAAAGTACATTCAAGCACCAGAGTTTATAGAGATGAAGCGGCAGCATCACCCTTTCCAATCCCAATTCACATATTATCTCAACATATTCATAAATCAAAGAACCACTCAATCACTCACTTTGACCACCATTATTCTGTTATTGCAACAATGTATCTTCTGGAATTCACGTCAAACCAGCTTCATAGGGCTGAAATTGCCCCAATCTACCAAGCTAAATCTGAAGATCTCTGCTTTAAACTAGATCCTCTATTTGCAaattgagtaaaaaaaaaaacaatggcaAAATGCTCTCCTATACTTGTATCAAGCAAAATCATAGGCATTGCAGTAAATAAGAACCCAGTATACAATCCAATCATAGACAACATTCAAATTACATCCTATCTCctgtagtggccaaaaatctCCCACATTTTCTGAGCAACCAAACAGAACCCAACAAAAAAACTCCAGCAAAATTGAAAACCCATAAACTAATTTGAACAGAACAAACAATCCAATATAAAACCCTTAATCCCCTCGATGAAATCAACAGAAGATACTTACTTTACATGAAACAACGTTTGAAAATATCAGATTAGCCTCTGGATTCCCATCTGTCTCTTCAGTATCCACATCAACTTCTGGGGGTAGTGTTAGCCGTTAGGGCTCCTCTATGTCGAGAGAGAAGGGGGTAGAGTTCCCAGAGACGGATTTATGAAATAAAGAGAGACAAGAGAGGGAAGTGGTCGCCGCAGTGATGTGCAGATCAATAGAATTAAATGgcgagagagaataatttttttttttttttagttttttaaaactgcagagaaaatattttcattatttaaaGGTAAAAGATTGTAACGTCTCTTTTTCAAGAGGGGAGTGAGTTCAAATTCCAAACGGGAACTTGGAACTCATGATAAACCTACAGCTTAGTGTACACAGACAGAACAAGACCCTACCCCTTGATTTCCACGTTGTCAGAAGTGGAGTGACCTGGCAATTTACTTAAGCTCCATCTCATACCCGACTATAACTATCATGtctttttcatattaaatttaatttttgttttgaaaaaaaaaatatatcgttgaatTCATCATATTAAATGctacatattttttaatttttgttaaaattttttaaatttttttagtgtACTGATTAAAATACTGATTCCAAATACATTTGTCCTCTTCCAAATCTTGTATAAGATAgtttaaaataaatgaatttataTTCACTTATTACCATCAATATTCTTATGCaaatgtttaaaattttataattattaaaCGCAGAGCATTAAAGTGGGTCATGATGCACTATTTATTACCTGGAGTGTTCTCCATTATTGATTATTCATTCCACAAAGGGACAAATCTCAGGCCCACAGCCCACAAAGGTGCCTAGCTACTAGCTAGAGACCTGTACAGACACATGAACAGAACATGTATTGGACAAGTCGCAGTTCTTAATTAGCTGGGCCGTATATATGTACTATATAAGTAGGGGCCCTCATACAGTCATACGTACATTTCTCAATCAACAATAGCCCATTAAGAGGCCAAATGGGCCGCaaatttttgggttttgaatCCTCTTGAATTTGTCGTGTACtttgttcttgccttgacaTATAAGTAATTGATTGAATTAAAACATGATCAATCATGGAAGAAAgaaagttttctttttttatgatcGAGAATCACACCATACAAATTTTCCCTTCATATTtctgatatgggtctaaacttgAGCCGTATGACACGCAcgtacaaaaatttctcacatgatgATAGAGTAAATTGAGTCAAATCTCAGCGGTTGACCATAAGTGTAGATTCTCTCTTTGTGTACATTTACTATAATTAGTATCCATGCACAATTGCACCACATTTGCTTTTGATCCAACGTAACCCACTCCTCATATTGGCCTTCATTTTTCCTTCCACGGCATATGTTTTGTACTTAACCACTCAACGTTGCCGTTTCAACTCTGGGTCCACGTTAAAACTCCATGAAGATGACGTCGTAGTAATAGTATACGGACTAATGTTAATGTGATTATAACTATTCCACGAAGGAACCGTCGATCGCGGAGAAGATATTATACAGGCATTATGATATTCTGGCCGATGTGGGCACCCTTTGATTTCAAGCCTCGGCCCCTCACAGCTGCCGGCACAACCGCATGTTGATAGGAATCCCAATTCCTTCTCCGACGGCCGATCGATGGATCATGTTttgaatgtgtatatatatgtacatgtctGAGACACAGAGAAAGGGAGATTTGAACAATGTTTTATGGTTCGTTCAGGTTACGGTTTATAAGGGGAATGTTGAAAGGAGGATTACAACTTTACAAGGTTGTTTTTTTCTGTTTGTGAGAAGATGTAGGTGACGAGGATACAGCGAGACAATTAATTTAGACATTATGAGATTCTTCATGACTAATTGGAATGCTTTTGTTAAAGagtgggtgtgtgtgtgtgtgtgtgtagacaATTAATGTAGACATTATGAGATTCTTCATGACTAATTGGAATGCTTTTGttaaagtgtgtgtgtgtgtgtgtgtgtgtgtgtgtgtgtgtgtgtgtgtgtgtgtgtgtgtgtgtgtgtgtggggggggggggggggttggttTGACGAGAAAATAACGAACCTTAATcccaaaattaatgtcaattaATTAGTCAGACAAACAGTGACTAAAATCATTATTGGTGTTTCAAAAACGTTCACATTCCACGAACAAAAATGTTAATGATCCTAATGTTTTTTGTCTCAATTATCCCAAATGATGAGACAGACACACATGATCAACGTGAAATCGTGGACTACAAATGCCCCACATGAAACATATATATGATACTTCAAACGGCTTCCCAAacggcgtttttgtgcatgtgcCATGGATTACTCCATTAAATCGTTTAAATATAGCTAAAACTCACTCTCTCGAatataaaaaggaaagaaaaaatcatGCATGCACACAGCAAGTCGGGCCACGTCTATATACAAAGATAAAAACAGTTATGATATGGATCTCAAAAATTGATGTCTTAGTTATTCAAACTGTTAAGTTACAcacacatgatttcatgtggAACATGTGTAGCTCatgaattcatttgaatcatgtgtatCCAATTCAACAACTGAGATCACTGAGATACTATATTAACCGatgaaatctttatcattttcttacAGAAAAAATCAGGTGGTCTTGAACGGTGCGAGCCTGAGATGGAGATCGACACCATCTCCATCATCTACCTCCACAATATTATTCTTTGAATGTGTCCTTATGGGTCCCACACTGACGGGGCCTGCATAAGAAAGCTGACGTGGCAGTCCAAGAATACTTTTGTGATTCGCTGCCGACACATACAGAACCTGAGCTGCTGCACCACTTAGGGACCCACCAGAGCAAATGAACGGCCATGATCTAACCGAATTCGCAGCTACGACAGAGCGAGTTTTTGCAAACCGTTGATGATGATAATCATGGAGACTAAAATGGGCCCGGCTTGCCTGCTGGCGTTGTCTCTTGTGTGCGTTTTGATGGCCACCCAAGGCCTGAGAATTTGCAAATTCTCTGTGACAGTATTGGCATTCAAATCTCTTGACGTACTCGTGATCACCACCTGAAGCAGCTGTCATCGGAGCTCTTTCACAGCCCGTCACTGAGAAACCAAAGAGCTTCAATGGCGGCTTCTGATCTTGATCATCAGGAGATAATATTGTGGCCGCCTTTGATGAACGGCTCATGGTTGAAGGTCCTTTTTACTGATCAGATAACAAGTAGATTTTtgaagatatatatacacagaggTGCATAAGTCACGTAACATCCAACTGAGCTGAGCGTGTAATGTATATCCACGGCTACAGAGGAAAGTCATACGTATGAATATGAGAgtgcttttcactgttttccTATCAATGGACTGAAAATACAGCACTCTTACGGATGCCAGTTTTGGGCCACAATTATCATATGGATTATATGTGTATCTCAGTATTAGGAATAGCTACAACAAACAACTGGGCGTTAGTCTCTAGTGGTTATATCGCCGGACTTAAAGGTTAAAGATTTCTTAGGTCGGGTCTTCGAGCCGATGGAATGTAATTCCTTGGGGTTTTCTGGGTTCCGTAGGCTGAGGGCATATATGGGCATGCATGGGAGGTCAAGAACCCTGTATATTCTAGGTCTTGGCTCAATCTTACTCGAGTATTGGGTTTCAGTTCAAGACTAAATTGGTACTCTGCTTTGTGCATGGGGTGACCATCTCAAATTTAAAACTTGATGAGGGGGTCACAAGGTGATTGTTGAACTAAGATCTTCCCGATCAAAAAAATCTCTGGGACAAAAAATATTGGTATCCTTAACATTTTCTTGCTGAAAAGGAGTGTCGGTCATTGGAGAGTAGTACCTAATAGTACTGTTGCATTGCATGTCTAGTACACACAGAGACGAAGACACAAATGCGTGCATGTCCCCCACAATACAGAGCAGCATTTGACTTCACAAACTGAACATGggattgtatgtatatatgtttcaaTGAGGAACCACTGAAAGTGTCCAAATTAAAAGTAGATCATCGATCCATATCTCTTTTAAGATACATCTCTCAAAGCCTTTCATCATTACCAAATTTCCCATTATCATACGAATGATATGGGGCTGGGCAGGCTTCCTcgtacttaattaattaattgccaTATGGCGCTAGCTAGCTAGAGCCTAGAGCTACAATCAACAACTGTGGAGCATGGATACATGCATGAATCGTGAATCATCATTTAATTTATATACTATTAcggatatgtgtgtgtgtatatatatatatctcatatGCACCGGCCATTTGGTTTTGGAGTTACATATGATTGTACGCTTATAGACCCACTAAGCCTTCAAACTATTGATCgggtttcttttgtttgtttgtttttttctcttgcCTCAAAACATGATGCAAAGATGCATACATAGTATGTGTGTTGTAACAGCTCGCCACTTCCTGGGCCTAATAGATATTATTCGCCTTGAGCCAGCTCATACTAGCCTCCCGTAGTTTTATTCTCCTAGACCCTTTGACTCAGAAAACACATTTGTTAGGTTACGaaatttgacctattatattatgcatttcatttctttcttttataaATTGTGAGATTTAGAGTATATATTGAGTCCATTTGTCACTTGGTAACTCGTTCAATACCACTAAACTTGACACGATATACACGAAATATTTGTCCATAAAAGCATATTATAAAAACCTAGCATCATGGAATTATAGGTCTGCTGGTGCGGAGGGCCATATATGTTGAGGATAAACAGATGTCAAATAAGCAATTCAAGGCCATTCACTTTAAAATGCCATGTTCAATCATGTTACTCTTTGAGTGCTCGTATTCTATCTATAGTACATACCATTAGTACTTGATCTTGTCTGATTAGTCGATTACccatgcatataatatatatatatatatatatatatgctcccTCAAACACATACTGACATACGTCTCAATCAACATGCAACTAGACGCGtggtattgtttttgtttgttatggCCCCAGGCCCTAGCTATGGTTAATTAATAGAGGTCAACTAGATCCACCCAGATTTGGCTCTCATTCTCGACAGGTGtagatgaatgaaatgataaataAGATTCATCTTCATATCTTAATGCATGTATTTAATTTATTCGGAGCTATTAGAGTGGGATTCACTTTTTTGAAAATATGAGTCGAAGCAATATCAAGAATATCTCTATTGGAACATCTTTCACAATCCTTGGAGAGATAGTTCACTAATGGATAGAGGGATAAGTAATTCGACTCATTCACGTTTAGATCATGAATGTTTGGAATCCATATTATGCGAGGAGACATTGCTTTTGCTAATTCGAATTGAAGGGTGATATAAAATCGGGGATAAGTAATTCCACATGTTCCAAATCCGTGATTAAAACATATATCCTTATTTTAGGTACTTACTTTAGGTTATTATGTGAGAAATTAATCCTAATCACTTGGTATCCACTAACAACGGTGAAG is a genomic window containing:
- the LOC120002081 gene encoding zinc finger protein 6-like, producing MSRSSKAATILSPDDQDQKPPLKLFGFSVTGCERAPMTAASGGDHEYVKRFECQYCHREFANSQALGGHQNAHKRQRQQASRAHFSLHDYHHQRFAKTRSVVAANSVRSWPFICSGGSLSGAAAQVLYVSAANHKSILGLPRQLSYAGPVSVGPIRTHSKNNIVEVDDGDGVDLHLRLAPFKTT